TTCATCCAGGCCCCGCCGGAAAAGGTGTATGCCCTGGCCAAGGACCTAGAGGGCCTTAAGCCCTACCTCAAGGAGGTGGAAAGCCTCAAGGTCCTTTCCCAAGAGGGAAACCGCACCAAAAGTGAGTGGGTGGCGGTGGCCATGGGAAAGAAGGTGCGTTGGCTGGAGGAGGAGGAGTGGGACGACCAAAACCTTAAAAACCGCTTCTACTCCCCCGAGGGGGACTTTGACCGCTACGAGGGCACCTGGGTCTTCCTGCCGGAAGGGGGGGGCACCCGGGTGGTCTTGAGCCTCACCTACGAGCTCACCATCCCCCTCTTCGGCGGGCTTCTGCAGAAGCTGGTGCAAAAGCTCATGCAGGAAAACGTGGAAAGCCTCCTTAAAGGCCTCGAGGAACGGGTCCTGGCCTCCTAGTTGCGCACGGGGCCCTTTTGCTCTACCATGGGCCTGAAGCCGCCCATGTCCTTCCAAAGCAGGGTGGCCCAGGAGCTTTCAGGAGGTCAAAGTGGAAACGTTGCGCGTGTCTTCCAAGTCCCGCCCCAACTCCGTGGCCGGCGCCATAGCAGCGCTTTTGCGCACCAAGGGAGAGGTGGAGGTACAGGCCATCGGGCCCCAGGCGGTAAACCAGGCGGTGAAGGCCATCGCCATCGCCCGCGGGTACATCGCCCCCGATAACCTGGACCTGGTGGTGAAGCCGGCCTT
The window above is part of the Thermus albus genome. Proteins encoded here:
- a CDS encoding type II toxin-antitoxin system RatA family toxin — encoded protein: MPEVRAERFIQAPPEKVYALAKDLEGLKPYLKEVESLKVLSQEGNRTKSEWVAVAMGKKVRWLEEEEWDDQNLKNRFYSPEGDFDRYEGTWVFLPEGGGTRVVLSLTYELTIPLFGGLLQKLVQKLMQENVESLLKGLEERVLAS
- a CDS encoding stage V sporulation protein S, whose amino-acid sequence is METLRVSSKSRPNSVAGAIAALLRTKGEVEVQAIGPQAVNQAVKAIAIARGYIAPDNLDLVVKPAFVKLDLENEERTALKFSIKAHPLES